Proteins encoded by one window of Roseibium sp. Sym1:
- a CDS encoding substrate-binding periplasmic protein, whose protein sequence is MLLASALGLSLAVGSAQARDLVILATPEEPYKFIENGEYKGIDIEVIDEVMRRLGLSYTVELIESGARIQQEAVSGRADMLLLFSKKPDRMEFLYYPQESYIDISWNFFIRAADEGKVKFETFQDLGGLQIGITQGFSYTPEFLGAGLNFQTVPRNTLQIGMLMARRIDAVPMNTISTLYEEKKAGRLDELSYLPKPLITKPYYNAFAKASNYPDIEGLVARYDETIRAMKADGTLDAILVKYLGKRHGNKIRGGS, encoded by the coding sequence ATGTTGCTCGCATCCGCGCTCGGGCTCTCGCTCGCGGTCGGAAGCGCCCAGGCCCGTGACCTGGTGATCCTGGCAACCCCGGAGGAGCCTTACAAGTTCATCGAGAACGGCGAGTACAAGGGCATCGACATTGAAGTCATCGACGAGGTGATGCGGCGTCTGGGCCTGTCCTACACGGTGGAACTGATCGAGTCGGGCGCCCGCATCCAGCAGGAGGCCGTGTCCGGCCGCGCCGACATGCTGCTGCTTTTTTCCAAAAAGCCCGACCGGATGGAGTTCCTGTACTATCCGCAGGAAAGCTACATAGACATCAGCTGGAATTTCTTCATTCGGGCCGCCGACGAGGGCAAGGTCAAATTCGAGACCTTCCAGGATCTGGGCGGGCTACAGATCGGAATTACGCAAGGTTTTTCCTACACACCGGAGTTTCTCGGTGCCGGCCTGAACTTCCAGACCGTGCCACGCAACACGCTCCAGATCGGCATGCTGATGGCCAGAAGGATCGACGCCGTTCCGATGAACACCATCAGCACGCTCTACGAAGAGAAGAAAGCCGGACGGCTGGACGAGTTGTCCTATCTGCCCAAACCGCTGATCACCAAGCCCTATTACAATGCCTTTGCAAAGGCCTCGAACTACCCGGACATCGAAGGGCTTGTGGCCCGCTATGATGAAACGATCCGGGCGATGAAGGCGGACGGCACGCTGGATGCCATCCTGGTCAAGTATCTCGGCAAACGCCACGGCAACAAGATCCGCGGCGGTTCCTGA
- a CDS encoding PA0069 family radical SAM protein — protein sequence MAEPAAIATEDLAVAESRRRGRAAGLNKSGRFEPLARESFNDGWDSLDDLPPLKTEVQEERARNIITRNESPDLSFDRSINPYRGCEHGCIYCFARPSHAFMGLSPGLDFETRLFAKPNAAQLLERELSRPGYSPRVIAIGTNTDPYQPLERGYKLMREILEVLDTCSHPVAIVTKSALVTRDIDILARMAERNLVKVALSVTTLDTKLCRAMEPRASAPHKRLAAVKALSEAGIPTSVMMAPVIPALTDSEIEAVLEAAAGHGASEAAFILLRLPLEVSELFRDWLLRERPDRYRHVMNLIRSMRGGKDYDARWGERMRGRGPYADQIAKRFALAAKRFGLNLRRRKLSTEAFVQPQKGGVQLDLF from the coding sequence ATCGCGGAACCGGCGGCCATTGCCACTGAGGATCTCGCGGTTGCGGAAAGCAGGCGGCGCGGGCGCGCGGCCGGACTCAACAAGAGCGGCCGTTTCGAGCCCCTGGCGCGCGAGAGCTTCAACGACGGCTGGGACAGCCTCGACGACCTGCCTCCCCTCAAGACGGAAGTCCAGGAGGAACGCGCCCGCAACATCATCACACGGAACGAATCGCCGGACCTGTCCTTCGACCGGTCGATCAATCCCTACCGGGGTTGCGAGCATGGCTGCATCTACTGTTTTGCCCGACCCAGCCACGCCTTCATGGGTCTTTCGCCGGGGCTCGACTTCGAGACCCGCCTGTTTGCCAAGCCAAATGCCGCGCAGTTGCTGGAGCGCGAACTGTCCCGGCCCGGCTACAGCCCACGCGTCATCGCCATCGGCACCAACACAGACCCGTACCAGCCACTGGAACGCGGTTACAAGCTGATGCGCGAAATCCTGGAGGTACTCGACACCTGCTCTCACCCGGTCGCCATCGTCACCAAGTCCGCGCTTGTCACACGGGACATCGACATCCTGGCGCGCATGGCGGAGCGAAACCTGGTCAAGGTGGCACTTTCGGTGACAACGCTCGACACAAAGCTCTGCCGCGCCATGGAACCGCGCGCTTCCGCGCCGCATAAGCGCCTGGCCGCGGTCAAGGCCCTGTCCGAGGCCGGAATTCCGACCTCCGTGATGATGGCGCCCGTCATCCCGGCGTTGACCGACAGCGAAATCGAGGCCGTGCTGGAGGCCGCCGCCGGGCACGGAGCCAGCGAGGCCGCCTTCATCCTGCTGCGCCTGCCCCTGGAAGTGTCCGAGCTTTTTCGGGACTGGCTCTTGCGAGAACGGCCTGACCGCTATCGCCATGTCATGAACCTGATCCGGTCGATGCGCGGCGGCAAGGACTATGACGCCAGATGGGGCGAGCGCATGCGCGGGCGCGGCCCCTATGCCGACCAGATCGCCAAGCGTTTCGCGCTGGCCGCCAAACGCTTCGGGCTCAATCTGCGGCGTCGGAAGCTCAGCACGGAGGCATTCGTTCAGCCGCAAAAAGGCGGTGTGCAACTGGACCTCTTCTGA
- a CDS encoding ribonuclease HII encodes MTFSPSLFDLPFPDQPDLSLESKHAASFGGRLCGVDEAGRGPWAGPVVTAAVILDYDRVPEGLNDSKKLTEAKREQLFVAIVTSAHVSVASASPETIDRVNIRTATLSAMVRAVNHLALVPDYVLVDGRDVPPGLKQPGQALVKGDGRCLCVAAASIVAKVTRDRMLVALDRDFPGYGFAQHKGYGVPQHQAALEKLGPSPHHRMSFRPVRLAAGEPS; translated from the coding sequence ATGACATTCAGCCCGTCCCTGTTCGATCTGCCCTTTCCCGACCAGCCAGACCTCTCTCTGGAGAGCAAGCACGCAGCCAGCTTCGGTGGCCGGCTCTGCGGCGTCGACGAGGCCGGCCGAGGCCCGTGGGCCGGGCCGGTGGTCACGGCAGCTGTCATCCTGGACTATGACCGGGTGCCGGAGGGGCTGAACGATTCCAAGAAGCTGACCGAGGCAAAGCGAGAACAGCTGTTCGTGGCGATCGTGACGAGCGCGCATGTCTCCGTTGCCAGCGCGTCGCCCGAGACCATCGACCGCGTCAACATCCGCACCGCGACCCTGTCCGCCATGGTGCGGGCGGTCAATCACCTGGCGCTCGTTCCGGACTATGTTCTCGTCGACGGGCGCGACGTACCGCCCGGACTGAAACAGCCGGGCCAGGCGCTGGTGAAAGGGGATGGCCGGTGCCTGTGCGTCGCCGCCGCCTCCATCGTCGCCAAGGTGACGCGGGACCGGATGCTGGTGGCCCTGGATCGCGACTTCCCCGGCTACGGCTTTGCGCAGCACAAGGGCTACGGCGTGCCGCAGCACCAGGCGGCACTGGAAAAACTCGGCCCTTCCCCGCATCACCGGATGAGTTTCAGGCCAGTGCGGCTGGCGGCGGGAGAGCCTTCCTGA
- a CDS encoding GNAT family N-acetyltransferase: MTAFEITSATLADARSLAALSIEVWLDTYAPEGVSDSFATHVLETYAPAAFADNLKERHKHLLVARNRVGLIGYALLDLRAQPVSNSSGTAEINTLYVRRHHQRLGLGQKLFERAMQLATDAGQPKLFLTVYEKNARAIAFYEAQGMRCEGTWTFRFEGGAVPNLIMTRETGA, encoded by the coding sequence GTGACCGCATTCGAAATCACATCCGCGACCCTGGCAGACGCCAGAAGCCTAGCCGCGTTATCAATCGAGGTCTGGCTTGACACTTACGCACCTGAGGGTGTCTCCGACAGTTTCGCAACTCACGTGCTGGAGACATATGCGCCAGCCGCATTTGCGGACAACCTGAAGGAACGGCACAAGCATCTGCTGGTCGCCCGTAACAGGGTTGGGCTGATCGGATATGCCCTTTTAGACTTAAGGGCCCAGCCGGTTTCGAATAGTTCCGGTACCGCCGAGATTAATACCCTATATGTCCGCCGGCATCACCAGCGGCTGGGGCTTGGACAAAAGCTGTTTGAACGCGCGATGCAGTTGGCCACCGATGCCGGACAACCCAAGCTGTTTCTCACGGTTTATGAAAAGAACGCCCGTGCCATTGCCTTTTACGAGGCGCAAGGCATGCGGTGCGAAGGCACGTGGACCTTCCGGTTCGAGGGCGGGGCGGTGCCGAACCTGATCATGACCCGGGAAACGGGTGCCTAA
- a CDS encoding F0F1 ATP synthase subunit B — MDATFWATVGLVLFFVLIIYIKVPGKIGASLDDRAEGIRKDLEEARKMREEAQELLSEYQRKRHEAEGEAEGIIAEATSEAERLTVETNQALEEMIARRTKAAEDKIAQAESQAIAEVRAKAADIAVAAAEHILAAKVKDKVADDILAKSIAQVKERLN, encoded by the coding sequence ATGGACGCTACATTTTGGGCCACGGTCGGTCTCGTTCTCTTCTTCGTGCTGATCATCTACATCAAGGTTCCGGGCAAGATCGGGGCTTCCCTGGACGACCGCGCCGAAGGCATCCGCAAGGACCTGGAAGAAGCACGCAAGATGCGTGAAGAAGCCCAGGAACTCCTGTCGGAATATCAGCGCAAGCGCCACGAGGCCGAAGGCGAAGCGGAAGGCATCATTGCCGAAGCCACTTCTGAAGCCGAGCGCCTGACGGTTGAAACCAACCAGGCTCTTGAAGAGATGATCGCCCGCCGTACCAAGGCAGCGGAAGACAAGATCGCCCAGGCCGAAAGCCAGGCAATCGCCGAAGTCCGCGCCAAGGCCGCCGACATCGCCGTTGCCGCGGCCGAGCACATCCTGGCCGCAAAGGTCAAGGACAAGGTCGCCGACGACATTCTGGCCAAGAGCATTGCCCAGGTGAAAGAGCGGTTGAACTGA
- a CDS encoding F0F1 ATP synthase subunit B, with the protein MAGETTTEGHAAITEAAAEHGAGFPPFDATTFASQLLWLAITFGLFYWIMKNVAMPRIAGILEDRKDRIAGDLSEANRLKEETDAAIAAYEQALAEARNKAHGIAHDTRAKLKAEQEARREKAETELGEKLKAAEAHIAGIKNEALSQIEEIAGDTTSALVEQLMGKAPTKTDLSKALKSAMN; encoded by the coding sequence ATGGCAGGCGAAACGACCACTGAAGGCCACGCGGCCATCACAGAAGCGGCCGCAGAACACGGCGCGGGCTTCCCGCCGTTCGACGCGACCACTTTTGCGTCCCAGCTGCTGTGGCTCGCCATCACCTTCGGCCTCTTCTACTGGATCATGAAGAACGTGGCGATGCCGCGGATCGCAGGGATCCTGGAAGACCGCAAGGACCGCATCGCCGGTGATCTTTCCGAGGCCAACCGCCTGAAGGAAGAGACCGACGCGGCGATTGCTGCCTACGAGCAGGCGCTGGCCGAAGCCCGCAACAAGGCGCATGGCATTGCCCATGACACGCGGGCCAAGCTCAAGGCCGAGCAGGAAGCTCGCCGTGAGAAGGCGGAAACCGAGCTCGGCGAAAAGCTGAAGGCAGCGGAAGCTCATATTGCCGGCATCAAGAACGAGGCCCTTTCCCAGATCGAGGAAATTGCCGGGGACACCACGTCAGCGCTCGTCGAGCAGCTGATGGGCAAGGCTCCGACCAAGACCGATCTGAGCAAGGCGCTGAAATCGGCGATGAACTGA
- a CDS encoding F0F1 ATP synthase subunit C, which produces MEAEAAKYIGAGIACLGMGGAGIGLGNIFGNYLAGALRNPSAADGQFGRLIFGFAVTEALGIFSLLVALILLFA; this is translated from the coding sequence ATGGAAGCAGAAGCAGCAAAATACATCGGTGCCGGTATCGCATGTCTCGGCATGGGCGGCGCAGGCATCGGCCTCGGCAACATCTTCGGTAACTACCTCGCAGGCGCCCTGCGCAACCCGTCCGCAGCTGACGGCCAGTTCGGCCGCCTGATCTTCGGCTTCGCCGTGACGGAAGCTCTGGGCATCTTCTCCCTGCTGGTTGCTCTGATCCTCCTGTTCGCTTAA
- a CDS encoding F0F1 ATP synthase subunit A: MANDPIHQFQIQKIFPIEVGGMDFSFTNSSLFMVLTVAATSAFLIFSTSGRGLVPTRIQSVSEMMYEFVASTLRSAAGTDGMRFFPLVFSLFMFVLVANLFGMFPYFFTITSHIIVTFALAMLVIMTVIIYGFMRNGMKFLKLFVPSGVPGALIPLVTLIEVISFLSRPISLSVRLFANMLAGHITLKVFSGFVVSLSAMGAVGVFGSILPLGMTVALTALEFLVAFLQAYVFTVLTCMYLNDAIHPSH; this comes from the coding sequence GTGGCGAACGATCCGATCCATCAGTTTCAAATCCAGAAGATCTTTCCGATTGAAGTCGGGGGCATGGATTTCTCTTTCACCAACTCTTCGCTGTTCATGGTTTTGACCGTGGCAGCGACATCTGCATTCCTGATCTTCTCGACCAGCGGCCGTGGGCTTGTGCCGACCCGTATCCAGTCGGTCTCGGAAATGATGTACGAGTTTGTTGCAAGCACCTTGCGAAGTGCCGCGGGAACGGACGGGATGCGCTTCTTCCCGCTCGTGTTCTCCCTCTTCATGTTCGTGCTTGTCGCTAACCTTTTCGGGATGTTCCCGTATTTCTTCACGATCACCAGCCATATCATCGTGACCTTCGCACTTGCGATGCTGGTGATCATGACGGTGATCATCTACGGTTTCATGCGCAATGGCATGAAATTCCTGAAGCTTTTCGTCCCCAGCGGTGTGCCGGGTGCGCTGATCCCGCTTGTGACCCTGATCGAGGTGATCTCGTTCCTGTCGCGTCCGATCAGCCTGTCCGTTCGTCTGTTCGCGAACATGCTGGCCGGGCATATCACGCTGAAGGTCTTTTCCGGTTTCGTCGTCAGCCTCAGCGCCATGGGCGCGGTCGGGGTGTTCGGATCCATCCTGCCTCTTGGAATGACGGTCGCCCTGACGGCGCTGGAATTCCTGGTCGCTTTCCTGCAGGCCTATGTCTTCACGGTCCTGACCTGCATGTATCTGAACGACGCCATTCATCCTTCACACTGA
- a CDS encoding AtpZ/AtpI family protein yields MSSQNGDEEDRTDGSPKAGLSERRAQLNRKLDDIRAVEEKAARKSQSSSSGYAQAMKLSSEFIAGVLVGAGIGWVADQWFGTSPLGLIVFLLLGFAAGVLNVLRSAGVVEDQDARIQREKDAQNDRSD; encoded by the coding sequence ATGTCTTCGCAAAACGGCGATGAAGAAGATCGAACGGACGGTTCCCCGAAAGCAGGTCTGTCGGAACGGCGGGCTCAGTTGAACCGGAAGCTTGACGACATTCGGGCGGTGGAAGAAAAAGCCGCGCGCAAGTCTCAAAGCAGCTCATCCGGATATGCGCAGGCAATGAAGCTGTCCTCAGAGTTCATTGCAGGCGTTCTGGTGGGGGCCGGGATTGGTTGGGTTGCCGATCAGTGGTTTGGGACGTCGCCTCTGGGGCTGATCGTTTTCCTTCTGCTGGGCTTCGCGGCTGGTGTCTTGAATGTTCTGCGATCGGCCGGGGTGGTCGAGGATCAGGACGCCAGGATCCAGCGCGAGAAGGACGCTCAGAACGACAGGTCTGACTAG
- the smc gene encoding chromosome segregation protein SMC codes for MRFSKLRIVGFKSFVEPMEFIIGNGLTGVVGPNGCGKSNLVEALRWVMGENSYKNMRASGMDDVIFSGSLNRPARNTAEVTLYLENQDRTAPAAFNDADALEVSRRIEREQGSNYKINAKDVRARDVQLLFADASTGARSPAMVRQGQIGELIAAKPTSRRQILEEAAGISGLHSRRHEAEIRLRAAEQNLERLEDVLVQIDGQLDNLKRQSRQATRYRNLSSEIRAAEASILYIRWTEARDALGAAEAQFAEAQKQVNEATALQAESARVQAIAAHKLPELRDEAAKAGAALQRLVIARNELDAEERRVKERLQDLERRMVQLAEDIRREQAMVSENDEVLERLSEERAELLEENETVQERTEAAREKVAEAEESVRGLEARLSDLTAAEARATAERRQLERAVADSRQRADRLVAQAQDAQQVLAELSARMAEHDGVSENREALELAEEALLEAEAAVENAETATREAREQELAARGPLGEAQQTLQGLETEARTLEQVLNVHSDQDHTPVVEQLTVEQGFETALGAALGEDLDASLEVAAAVRWEGVLPHDGDPALPAGLKCLSDVVEAPGELTRRLRQIGIVDQADGPGLRGALKPGQCLVSREGDLWRWDGFVVAANAPTPAAQRLAQKNRLAELGDEIDTARRAVTDHAEALETAAATVRQAVELEQIARGKVRDGQRRASAAREALAAAERAVSQVAAKKEAAQDRAQRLGEEAEMAREQVLEAEGQLEEAPDATSYQDQIEELRGEVASARSALAEARAVSEGLAREQQMRDRRLEAIAREYDGWKTRAANAAQQIGVLKERQEEAEEERAELIEAPEDIEIKRRELFSAIAKAEEAKKEKDDRLQQAELDLADVDRAAKAAMEAMSGAREQKIRAEERLEAARSRKADLERRIDEDLEVAVAALPEIAGLKEGAPLPDPEAMERKLERLKAERERLGGVNLRAEEELREIDEQKTTLTSERDDLIEAIRRLRTGISNLNREARERLLASFEVVNGHFQRLFTHLFGGGTAELQLVDSDDPLDAGLEIIARPPGKKPQTMTLLSGGEQALTAMSLIFAVFLTNPAPICVLDEVDAPLDDANVERYCDLLDEMAASTETRFVVITHNPITMARMNRLFGVTMAERGVSQLVSVDLETAERFRETG; via the coding sequence ATGAGATTTTCCAAACTCCGCATTGTCGGGTTCAAGTCCTTTGTCGAGCCGATGGAATTCATCATCGGCAACGGGCTGACCGGCGTGGTCGGGCCCAACGGCTGCGGCAAGTCCAATCTTGTCGAGGCGCTGCGCTGGGTGATGGGGGAAAACTCCTACAAGAACATGCGCGCGTCCGGCATGGACGACGTGATCTTTTCCGGAAGCCTCAACAGACCCGCCCGTAACACCGCCGAAGTCACGCTGTACCTGGAAAACCAGGACCGGACGGCCCCAGCGGCCTTCAACGATGCCGATGCCCTGGAGGTCAGCCGCCGGATCGAGCGTGAGCAGGGCTCCAACTACAAGATCAACGCGAAGGATGTGCGCGCCCGCGACGTCCAGCTCCTCTTCGCCGATGCCTCGACCGGGGCACGCTCGCCGGCCATGGTGCGCCAGGGCCAGATCGGCGAACTGATCGCCGCCAAACCGACGTCCCGGCGACAGATCCTCGAAGAGGCCGCCGGCATTTCCGGTCTGCATTCGCGCCGCCACGAGGCCGAAATCCGCCTGCGCGCCGCCGAGCAGAACCTGGAACGGCTGGAAGACGTGCTGGTGCAGATCGACGGTCAGCTCGACAACCTGAAGCGCCAGTCGCGCCAGGCAACGCGCTACAGAAACCTTTCCTCCGAGATCCGCGCGGCCGAAGCCTCGATTCTCTATATCCGCTGGACGGAGGCCCGCGATGCGCTGGGCGCCGCCGAGGCCCAGTTCGCGGAAGCCCAGAAACAGGTCAACGAGGCGACGGCGCTGCAGGCCGAGAGCGCGCGGGTGCAGGCGATCGCGGCCCACAAGTTGCCCGAGCTTCGCGACGAGGCCGCCAAGGCCGGCGCGGCGCTGCAACGCCTCGTGATCGCCCGCAACGAGCTCGATGCCGAGGAACGGCGCGTCAAGGAACGGCTCCAGGACCTGGAGCGCCGCATGGTGCAACTGGCGGAGGACATCCGCCGCGAGCAGGCGATGGTCTCGGAAAACGACGAAGTGCTGGAACGCCTGTCGGAGGAACGCGCCGAGCTTCTCGAAGAAAACGAGACCGTGCAGGAGCGCACGGAAGCTGCCCGTGAAAAAGTGGCCGAGGCGGAAGAGAGCGTGCGCGGACTGGAAGCCCGGCTCTCCGACCTGACCGCGGCCGAAGCCAGGGCAACTGCGGAGCGCAGGCAACTGGAACGGGCGGTTGCCGACAGCCGTCAGCGTGCCGACCGGCTGGTGGCACAGGCCCAGGATGCCCAGCAGGTGCTCGCCGAGCTCTCCGCACGGATGGCGGAACACGACGGCGTTTCGGAAAATCGCGAGGCCCTGGAGCTCGCGGAAGAGGCCCTGCTTGAAGCCGAAGCGGCGGTGGAAAACGCCGAAACGGCGACGCGCGAGGCGCGCGAACAGGAGCTGGCCGCCCGCGGCCCCCTTGGCGAGGCGCAGCAGACGCTGCAGGGGCTGGAAACCGAGGCACGCACCCTGGAACAGGTGCTCAACGTTCATTCCGACCAGGACCACACGCCTGTCGTCGAGCAGCTTACGGTCGAGCAGGGCTTTGAAACCGCGCTGGGCGCTGCGCTCGGTGAGGACCTCGATGCCTCGCTCGAAGTCGCGGCCGCCGTCCGCTGGGAAGGCGTTTTGCCCCATGACGGCGACCCGGCGCTGCCCGCCGGTCTCAAATGTCTTTCGGATGTTGTCGAGGCGCCGGGGGAACTCACCCGCCGCCTGCGGCAGATCGGCATTGTCGACCAGGCCGACGGGCCGGGCCTGCGCGGCGCGCTGAAGCCGGGCCAGTGCCTTGTCTCCAGGGAAGGGGACCTCTGGCGCTGGGACGGTTTCGTGGTTGCCGCCAACGCGCCGACGCCGGCGGCCCAGAGGCTCGCCCAGAAAAACCGCCTTGCGGAGCTGGGAGATGAAATAGACACGGCCCGCCGGGCGGTGACGGACCATGCCGAGGCCCTGGAAACCGCTGCCGCCACCGTGCGCCAGGCCGTCGAACTGGAGCAGATTGCGCGCGGCAAGGTCCGGGATGGCCAGCGCCGGGCGTCGGCCGCACGCGAGGCGCTCGCCGCTGCCGAACGGGCCGTCTCCCAGGTCGCGGCCAAGAAAGAAGCCGCCCAGGACCGCGCGCAGAGGCTCGGCGAAGAAGCCGAAATGGCCCGCGAGCAGGTCCTCGAGGCAGAAGGGCAGCTGGAGGAGGCTCCGGATGCCACCAGCTACCAGGACCAGATCGAGGAATTGCGAGGCGAGGTCGCTTCGGCCCGCAGCGCCCTGGCGGAGGCCCGCGCCGTTTCCGAGGGACTTGCACGCGAACAGCAGATGCGCGACCGGCGGCTTGAGGCGATCGCGCGCGAATATGACGGCTGGAAGACCCGCGCCGCCAATGCCGCGCAGCAGATTGGTGTCCTCAAGGAACGCCAGGAAGAAGCCGAAGAGGAACGGGCCGAGCTGATCGAGGCGCCCGAGGACATCGAGATCAAGCGCAGGGAACTCTTCTCCGCCATTGCCAAGGCGGAAGAGGCCAAGAAGGAAAAGGATGACCGTCTGCAGCAGGCCGAGCTTGACCTCGCCGATGTCGACCGGGCGGCCAAGGCCGCGATGGAAGCCATGTCGGGTGCGCGCGAACAGAAGATCCGCGCCGAGGAACGCCTGGAAGCGGCCCGCTCGCGCAAGGCCGACCTGGAGCGGCGCATCGACGAGGATCTGGAAGTTGCTGTCGCGGCGCTGCCGGAAATTGCCGGCCTGAAGGAGGGAGCGCCCTTGCCCGACCCGGAGGCGATGGAGCGCAAGCTGGAGCGCCTCAAGGCCGAGCGCGAACGTCTTGGCGGCGTCAACCTGCGCGCCGAAGAGGAACTGCGCGAGATCGACGAGCAGAAAACCACGCTGACCTCGGAACGCGACGACCTGATCGAGGCGATTCGGCGCCTGCGCACCGGCATATCGAACCTCAACCGCGAGGCGCGCGAGCGTCTGCTGGCCTCCTTCGAGGTGGTCAACGGCCATTTCCAGCGCCTGTTCACGCATCTCTTTGGCGGCGGCACGGCGGAGCTGCAGCTGGTCGATTCCGACGATCCGCTCGACGCCGGTCTCGAGATCATCGCACGGCCTCCCGGCAAGAAGCCTCAGACCATGACGCTGCTGTCGGGCGGAGAACAGGCCCTGACCGCCATGTCGCTGATTTTTGCGGTCTTTTTGACGAATCCGGCGCCGATCTGCGTGCTGGATGAGGTCGACGCGCCGCTCGACGATGCCAATGTCGAGCGCTATTGCGATCTTCTGGACGAGATGGCGGCCAGCACGGAGACCCGCTTTGTGGTCATCACACACAATCCGATCACCATGGCGCGCATGAACCGCCTGTTTGGCGTGACAATGGCCGAACGTGGCGTTTCCCAGCTGGTTTCGGTGGATTTGGAGACGGCTGAACGATTCCGCGAAACCGGTTAG
- a CDS encoding thioredoxin domain-containing protein, translated as MTQTRRQFLKTTALATAAFGLVPAVPAFAQSVDMEELLIPGPLGDKILGDENAPVTIVEYASMTCGHCANFHKRTWPDLKKDYIETGKVRFIFREYPLNNEAYAMSMLARCAPADKYFEIVDIMFEQLRSGALSGEFLPALTNLSKQIGYTQESFNECLTNQGMLDALVAEQKRASDEFGVNSTPTFFINGEKHSGALSIEDMGKIIEENI; from the coding sequence GTGACACAGACCCGTAGACAGTTCCTCAAAACCACCGCCCTGGCGACGGCCGCATTCGGCCTTGTTCCGGCTGTGCCGGCATTCGCCCAATCCGTTGATATGGAAGAATTGCTGATCCCGGGCCCGCTGGGCGACAAGATTCTGGGTGATGAAAACGCGCCGGTCACGATCGTCGAATATGCGTCCATGACCTGCGGGCATTGCGCCAATTTCCACAAGCGCACCTGGCCGGATCTGAAGAAGGACTACATCGAGACCGGCAAGGTCCGCTTCATTTTCCGTGAATACCCGCTGAACAATGAGGCCTATGCCATGTCCATGCTGGCCCGTTGCGCGCCGGCGGACAAGTATTTCGAGATTGTGGACATCATGTTCGAACAGCTGCGCAGCGGCGCACTTTCCGGCGAATTCCTGCCGGCCCTGACGAACTTGTCCAAACAGATCGGATATACACAGGAGTCCTTCAACGAGTGTTTGACAAACCAGGGCATGCTGGATGCACTTGTTGCGGAGCAGAAACGTGCATCTGACGAATTCGGGGTGAATTCGACGCCGACATTCTTTATCAATGGCGAGAAGCACTCGGGGGCGCTTTCGATTGAAGACATGGGCAAGATCATCGAGGAGAATATCTAG
- a CDS encoding DUF721 domain-containing protein: MHSPKEAKRLSDLVGKAMTPVCRKRGFASVDIIASWADIVGERYGTRVQPERLVWPRRPDRTDPETPPEPAVLVVHTDGATALMLSHDSAQVIERINTFYGWRAIGRIKILQKPVQVKRPEPKKSLRPLTRSEEERLETNLEGVENDRLREALKKLGAQVIARNGDKAA, encoded by the coding sequence GTGCACTCGCCAAAAGAGGCGAAGCGGCTTTCCGATCTGGTCGGCAAGGCGATGACACCGGTTTGCCGCAAGCGGGGCTTTGCCTCCGTCGACATCATTGCCTCCTGGGCGGACATTGTCGGCGAGCGTTACGGCACCAGGGTTCAGCCCGAACGCCTGGTCTGGCCGCGCAGGCCGGACCGGACGGATCCCGAGACACCGCCCGAGCCCGCGGTTCTCGTGGTCCACACCGACGGTGCCACGGCGCTGATGCTGTCCCATGACAGCGCCCAGGTGATCGAGCGCATCAACACGTTTTACGGCTGGCGCGCCATTGGCCGCATCAAGATCCTGCAGAAGCCGGTCCAGGTGAAACGGCCCGAACCGAAAAAGTCCCTGCGCCCTTTGACGCGCAGCGAGGAAGAGCGCCTTGAAACCAACCTTGAGGGCGTTGAGAACGACCGCTTGCGCGAGGCCCTGAAAAAGCTCGGTGCCCAGGTGATCGCCCGCAACGGCGACAAGGCCGCGTGA